From the genome of Varibaculum prostatecancerukia, one region includes:
- a CDS encoding DUF2550 family protein encodes MTALKVFLLILLVIAALVALIAAYFLWRMNRLYHQGAFLCSYRPDVTSGWTEGCAVYKAETLNWYKAAGLSFRPDKTWPRRQVELGKVHNYLSKKGVRNVAVPVTVGSHRFWLFLSEDDHAGLVSWAEAAPPREIPQSWN; translated from the coding sequence ATGACGGCGCTTAAAGTTTTTCTGCTAATCCTCTTGGTGATTGCCGCCCTAGTGGCTCTAATCGCCGCCTATTTCTTGTGGAGAATGAATCGTCTTTATCACCAGGGTGCTTTCTTGTGCTCTTACCGCCCCGATGTCACCTCTGGTTGGACCGAAGGGTGCGCTGTTTACAAGGCGGAGACTTTAAACTGGTACAAGGCGGCAGGGCTTTCTTTCCGTCCCGATAAGACCTGGCCACGTCGACAAGTAGAGCTAGGTAAAGTTCACAACTACCTCTCCAAAAAAGGCGTGCGCAACGTAGCGGTACCGGTTACTGTCGGCTCCCATCGTTTTTGGCTGTTTCTTTCCGAGGATGACCACGCCGGCCTCGTATCTTGGGCAGAGGCTGCGCCTCCTCGGGAAATCCCCCAATCTTGGAATTAA
- a CDS encoding N-acetylglucosamine-6-phosphate deacetylase — protein sequence MSEVFALRGRVVTANRIITDGAVVVSGDAIVWVGEATAAKEVGFGDEILAAESPSDDRYVLPGLIDVHCHGGGGSSFPDIQTKEQALAAVSEHLRWGTTSLVASLVTQSPMVLREKAEILAELCEAGKLAGIHFEGPFIAQGHCGAQDPAHIQAPNAPLARELLIISRGYAVSMTFAPEKPYAMGPSGVAETLIAGGAVPSFGHTDTSSQKMRDALVEVRQTLQHSARARCPHATVTHLFNGMAPMHHRDPGPVPEILADAAGGGVIVEIIADGVHVASSLVRNVYELIGREQMVFVTDAMAATGLGDGDYVLGGKTVTVKEGVAKLSQPGGGLAGGTSHLINQVKIAHQAGIPLVDAVYCASVQGAKILGNSQLGEVAAGKSADLLVTDADLNPMRVYKRGALAF from the coding sequence ATGAGTGAAGTTTTTGCACTACGCGGACGAGTAGTAACCGCGAATCGCATCATTACCGACGGGGCAGTGGTAGTATCCGGGGATGCCATCGTCTGGGTGGGGGAGGCAACCGCCGCCAAAGAAGTCGGGTTCGGCGATGAAATCCTAGCAGCGGAATCTCCCAGTGATGATCGCTACGTGCTTCCCGGTTTAATTGACGTGCACTGCCACGGCGGTGGGGGATCCTCTTTCCCCGACATACAAACCAAGGAACAGGCACTCGCCGCAGTGTCCGAACATCTGCGCTGGGGAACTACTTCCCTGGTAGCTTCACTGGTCACCCAATCCCCGATGGTGTTGCGGGAAAAGGCAGAAATCCTGGCGGAGCTGTGCGAAGCGGGCAAACTAGCCGGGATTCATTTTGAAGGCCCCTTCATTGCGCAAGGTCATTGCGGCGCGCAAGATCCCGCGCATATTCAAGCCCCCAATGCGCCCTTAGCGCGCGAGCTACTAATTATTTCGCGCGGCTATGCGGTATCGATGACTTTCGCTCCCGAAAAACCCTATGCGATGGGGCCGTCTGGGGTGGCAGAAACTTTGATTGCCGGCGGGGCGGTGCCTTCATTTGGGCATACCGATACCAGCTCCCAAAAGATGCGGGATGCCCTGGTGGAGGTGCGGCAAACTCTGCAACATTCTGCGCGCGCCCGCTGCCCGCACGCCACCGTTACCCATTTGTTTAACGGGATGGCACCTATGCATCACCGTGATCCGGGGCCGGTACCCGAGATCTTGGCGGATGCGGCCGGGGGCGGCGTAATTGTTGAAATCATTGCTGATGGGGTGCATGTGGCGTCCTCCCTGGTACGTAATGTGTATGAACTGATCGGGCGGGAACAGATGGTGTTTGTCACCGACGCGATGGCGGCGACCGGTCTGGGTGACGGCGACTACGTCCTCGGCGGGAAAACGGTAACCGTTAAAGAGGGCGTAGCTAAGCTCAGCCAGCCAGGCGGAGGACTTGCCGGGGGAACTTCCCATCTGATTAACCAGGTTAAAATCGCGCATCAGGCGGGAATCCCGCTGGTAGACGCGGTTTATTGTGCCTCGGTGCAGGGGGCAAAAATTTTGGGTAACTCCCAGTTAGGCGAAGTAGCCGCCGGAAAGTCGGCTGATTTACTGGTTACCGATGCCGATTTGAATCCCATGCGGGTCTACAAGCGGGGAGCCTTAGCGTTTTAA
- a CDS encoding DNA adenine methylase gives MIKYLGSKRNLVPALGTIATAADASTALDLFSGTTRVAQEFKRRGMFTTACDLASYSYQLARTYIETDADTVDLAALRAHLAKMSALDGKEGYFTETFCRQARFFQPHNGARIDACRDYLVPLTDYPLFPILLTSLIEAADRVDSTTGVQMAYLKQWAPRSYNQLELRLPQLLSGKGRALQGDALQLVDQVPEVDLAYLDPPYNQHRYFTNYHIWETLVRWDAPETYGVARKRVDARGDEHRSVFNSKRTMAQSFFSLLGRVRAKTIVVSYNDEAWISEDEMINAIHEAGFARVEKFSFSQRRYVGAKIGIYDPQGKKVGKPGADRNTENVFVGGSAATLSQISAALAP, from the coding sequence TTGATTAAATATTTAGGCTCCAAACGGAACCTGGTGCCAGCTTTAGGGACTATTGCTACCGCTGCCGATGCCAGCACCGCCCTCGACCTATTTTCGGGCACTACTCGGGTTGCCCAAGAGTTCAAACGCCGCGGAATGTTTACGACTGCCTGCGACCTGGCCTCCTATAGCTACCAATTGGCGCGCACCTATATCGAAACCGATGCCGACACCGTTGACCTTGCAGCCTTGCGGGCGCATCTAGCGAAAATGAGCGCCTTGGACGGTAAAGAGGGTTATTTCACCGAGACCTTTTGCCGCCAGGCGCGCTTTTTCCAACCCCACAACGGAGCCCGTATCGATGCCTGCCGAGACTACCTGGTGCCCTTGACAGACTATCCCCTGTTTCCAATATTATTGACTTCCCTGATAGAGGCGGCCGACCGGGTAGATTCCACCACCGGAGTCCAAATGGCGTATCTAAAACAGTGGGCGCCGCGCTCCTATAACCAGTTAGAACTGCGTTTGCCGCAGCTGTTATCTGGAAAGGGGCGGGCGCTGCAAGGCGACGCCCTACAACTGGTTGACCAGGTACCCGAAGTCGACCTCGCCTACCTTGATCCCCCCTACAACCAGCATCGATACTTTACGAACTACCATATTTGGGAGACCCTGGTGCGCTGGGATGCCCCGGAAACCTACGGGGTGGCACGCAAACGGGTGGACGCCCGCGGCGATGAACACCGCTCAGTCTTTAACTCCAAGCGCACTATGGCACAAAGTTTCTTTTCCCTACTGGGGCGGGTACGCGCCAAAACCATCGTGGTTTCCTATAACGATGAAGCCTGGATTAGCGAAGACGAGATGATTAACGCCATCCATGAGGCCGGGTTTGCACGGGTCGAGAAATTTTCCTTTTCCCAACGCCGCTATGTGGGGGCAAAAATTGGGATCTATGATCCCCAAGGCAAAAAAGTCGGTAAACCGGGAGCAGATCGCAATACTGAAAACGTGTTCGTAGGGGGCAGCGCCGCCACCCTTTCCCAAATCAGCGCGGCTTTGGCGCCCTAA
- a CDS encoding ATP/GTP-binding protein: MARRSRKRPWGEHRPLRMDSLASMPRSVSRADGDYQVQYLSQARKVYRCPGCSQEIQIGQAQVVAWRTDSLFGQRSAVDERRHWHRSCWERGL, encoded by the coding sequence GTGGCCAGGCGTTCTCGTAAGCGTCCCTGGGGCGAGCATCGCCCTTTGCGGATGGATTCCTTAGCTTCTATGCCGCGTTCGGTTTCCCGCGCGGATGGTGACTATCAGGTGCAGTATCTTTCGCAGGCACGCAAGGTCTATCGTTGCCCCGGGTGTAGCCAAGAAATCCAGATCGGTCAGGCACAGGTGGTGGCTTGGCGAACTGATTCTCTTTTTGGCCAGCGCTCCGCCGTAGATGAGCGCCGGCACTGGCATCGCTCCTGTTGGGAACGTGGTCTTTAA
- a CDS encoding ACT domain-containing protein, whose protein sequence is MSSYSDFDLALSKLHPHMFGKYVFLSEQDGLPAGLDSFAQIKEEEGLTLVVPLEQAKAAGLAEGKKIYRRITLDCDVSLEETGLTFTVASQLASQSIPCNVLSGLHHDHLMVPAARAQEAISLLEQLSQQAKGWLQY, encoded by the coding sequence ATGAGTTCTTATTCTGACTTTGACCTAGCGCTGTCTAAGCTACATCCCCATATGTTTGGCAAGTATGTGTTCTTGTCGGAGCAGGATGGTTTACCCGCTGGGTTGGACTCATTCGCCCAGATCAAAGAGGAAGAAGGACTCACCTTAGTGGTGCCCTTGGAGCAGGCAAAAGCTGCGGGACTGGCTGAGGGAAAAAAGATATACCGCCGTATCACTTTGGACTGCGACGTTTCCTTAGAAGAAACCGGGCTCACTTTCACGGTGGCTTCCCAGCTGGCCAGCCAATCTATTCCCTGCAATGTTTTATCCGGTCTGCACCACGATCATCTGATGGTGCCGGCAGCGCGGGCGCAAGAAGCGATATCTCTTTTAGAGCAGCTCTCCCAGCAAGCTAAGGGCTGGCTCCAGTATTAG
- the nucS gene encoding endonuclease NucS — translation MRVLFANCSVEYSGRLNSFLPMAPRMIMVKADSSVLIHCDGGSYKPLNWMAGPATVEELELNAEDEAAGVEQIWLVESTKTGDQLKLRIGEIFSETSCELGIDPGLQKDGVEAHLQELLAAQVPEILGDGWELIRREYPTPVGPVDLLVFDPDLNHVAIEVKRRGEIDGVEQLTRYLDLLSRDPIMPEVRGIFAAQVIKPQARTLAEDRGIRCLTLDYDTMRGVDDAESRLF, via the coding sequence ATGCGCGTCCTTTTCGCTAACTGTTCTGTCGAATACAGCGGCCGTCTAAACTCTTTCTTGCCGATGGCCCCGCGAATGATCATGGTGAAAGCCGATTCTTCGGTGCTTATCCACTGTGATGGCGGCTCCTACAAACCTCTTAACTGGATGGCGGGCCCGGCCACTGTCGAAGAACTAGAGCTAAACGCCGAGGACGAAGCCGCCGGGGTGGAGCAGATTTGGTTAGTGGAATCGACGAAAACTGGGGATCAGTTAAAACTGCGAATCGGGGAGATTTTCTCGGAAACTAGCTGCGAACTGGGAATAGATCCGGGATTGCAAAAAGATGGGGTAGAGGCACACTTACAAGAGTTGCTGGCGGCGCAAGTCCCCGAAATCCTGGGTGACGGCTGGGAACTAATCCGGCGCGAATATCCCACTCCGGTAGGTCCGGTAGATTTACTGGTTTTTGACCCCGACCTTAATCACGTCGCCATCGAAGTGAAACGGCGCGGAGAAATCGATGGGGTGGAACAATTGACCCGCTACCTAGATTTACTTTCCCGCGACCCGATTATGCCGGAAGTGCGGGGAATCTTTGCGGCGCAAGTAATCAAACCCCAGGCCAGAACGCTAGCCGAGGATAGAGGAATTCGCTGTCTAACCTTGGATTACGATACGATGCGAGGGGTGGACGACGCGGAATCGCGCCTATTTTAA
- a CDS encoding alpha/beta fold hydrolase: MNVAIFTRDAQRIGSTPAVVLLAAFPYDHRMWEGVARRFEGVPVIAVDPPGFGHSPLPTDPPSLEIYADYVAQAVRAEGAEKVLVCGNSMGGHTAQAMIERHPRLVGGVVLVGTKADIDTPKARAARTEMAVGALVGRAQEQLVEGIPTMLAKETLTDFPKIPELMEKWIREAPGEAISWAQRALAARPGRLETLERAQIPAMVVRGEQDQSSTAAQAEAMAKALGTRVVSVPRAGHLVPLESPSAVARAVMSVYRRIS, from the coding sequence ATGAACGTGGCGATTTTTACGCGCGATGCGCAAAGAATAGGGAGTACCCCCGCAGTAGTTTTATTAGCTGCTTTCCCCTACGATCATCGAATGTGGGAAGGGGTGGCGCGCCGTTTCGAGGGCGTGCCGGTAATCGCAGTCGATCCCCCGGGGTTTGGCCATTCTCCGCTCCCAACTGACCCGCCCTCTTTAGAAATCTATGCTGACTATGTAGCCCAAGCAGTACGCGCGGAGGGCGCCGAAAAAGTGCTGGTGTGTGGGAACTCTATGGGAGGACACACCGCGCAGGCGATGATTGAGCGTCACCCGCGACTGGTTGGGGGTGTGGTACTGGTAGGCACCAAGGCCGATATTGACACGCCTAAGGCGCGGGCTGCCCGCACGGAGATGGCGGTAGGCGCGCTGGTAGGCAGGGCGCAAGAGCAACTAGTGGAGGGCATCCCCACTATGCTCGCCAAAGAAACTCTCACGGATTTCCCCAAGATTCCGGAGTTGATGGAAAAGTGGATTAGAGAGGCTCCCGGGGAAGCGATTTCTTGGGCGCAGCGGGCGTTAGCGGCGCGTCCTGGGCGCCTGGAAACCCTGGAGCGGGCACAGATTCCGGCAATGGTAGTGCGCGGGGAGCAAGATCAAAGTTCTACGGCTGCCCAAGCCGAAGCTATGGCTAAGGCACTCGGCACCCGGGTAGTTTCGGTGCCGCGCGCCGGGCATTTGGTACCTTTAGAGTCGCCCTCGGCGGTGGCGCGGGCAGTAATGAGCGTTTATCGGCGAATCTCTTAA